CAACAACAGCGAGTCGGCGGTGGACTTGCCGGACGCCGCGGCGACCGAAACCGAGGATCAGGACAAGATCGAGGTCGTGCTCACGCGGGAAGGGGCGATCGCGGTCGACGAGTTGCCGGTGACCCAGGCCGAGCTGGAGCCGACCCTCAGCGCCATCTTCGCGCGCCGGCCCAGCAGCATGGCCGTGATCAAGGCCGACGAGGGCATCGCCTACGGCGACATCGAGCTGCTCCTGGCCGCCGTGCAGCACGCCGGCGCGCCGCGCATCGCCCTCGCCACCGAACAGAAGAAAGTCGAGGCCACGCCTTGAGCGCCCGCGCCACCCTCTCGGCCGCGCCGCGCGCCTGGCGGCGCATCCGCTCGGACACGAACCTGGGCTTCGTCCTCTCCCTGGGCCTGCACCTGCTGCTCTTCCTGCTCCTGGGCAGCTTCAGCGCGCGTCGGATGACCCAAGGCGAGAAGCTGACCGAGATCGCCTACATCGAGCAGCGCTACGGCGAAGCCGTGGCGAAGAAGGTCAGCCTGGCGCCCGAGAAGCTGGCGCCGGCCGTGACGACCACGCCGGCCGAGACGCCCCAGCTCGAGGGCTCGCTCTTCGCCAAGGACAAGCCGACGGGTGCGCCGGCCGGTCCGGAGCTGGCCGCGCCACCGCCGCCGCTGCCCACGCCGCGCGAG
This genomic interval from bacterium contains the following:
- a CDS encoding biopolymer transporter ExbD; translated protein: MRRMHTGLPEPKTDVVPIINVALVVVLTLMVISPFLNNSESAVDLPDAAATETEDQDKIEVVLTREGAIAVDELPVTQAELEPTLSAIFARRPSSMAVIKADEGIAYGDIELLLAAVQHAGAPRIALATEQKKVEATP